The segment AGTTAGCTTTCGATTTTGTAGGTCCGCAAGGAGTTCTTTGGTTGTTTTCACCTTTTTAGGTCCCGATGTCAACTTGTGCTTGAACTCCAAGTACGGCGATGTGTCGTACGAATCTCCAATGAGGGCATCAACTCCACGTGAACCTTTCTTCCTTCCACGCTTCTTCGGCTGTACAGGTTCCTGATTTGCGGGACTAACACTCCtgtgaaataaattcctaTGAAAATCCTACACTTAAACTctctaaaaagaaataaataccTGCTATCGTGTGGAgaagtatttttgaaggcgCTAGAGGGGCTATTGTTTCTAGAGACATCGGGAGTGGGTGAGGCTGGTGTTGAAGGTATCCTCgagaattttccacgaaaattgAGCTCTTCAGCACGCGTACCACCCACTGGTGAAGCACCCCTGTCGATATGACTACTGTTGGAGGCGCTACCATGTGGCGGGGGCTCAACCAGCACTACCACATCATCATCTTCCGGTGGCATCTGCTTCCGTCGTTTCTTGCGTCTTCGTGCCTCCTCTTCATCTTCCATGGAATCCCCATTTTGTCGCCGACGACCACCAGCCTTGCCATTGGGTAAATGGGGTAGGAGTGTACGCCACTGCTTGATGAGGTTCTTAGAACGACGTGCCAGCACCTCATCCATTGTCCGACGCCTCATTTGGCTGACACATTTGGTCAGCTGGGTACTTTCCAGCTGCTCAATTGTAACTCTCGTCTTCTCCAGCACGCTGATAATCTCAAGCACAGTCGCCATATCGGTGACCTATAAtaaaccaaataaaaaaaatgtaaaaaaaaaaactttttcttttcacctgACTACATCACTAGCCAGGGATAGTTTGTTTTGTTGTTTAGAAGTCACAGTTTGAAGAATTCCGGgagtgtttttttcttcttggctttcattcacaaatgtcaaaattttatgagaacagaaaaaaagagcaacaGCCACTAAATTGATTATTCTCTTCAACCTTTGCGCAGGAGGAGGAACCTACTTACGTTATATTCAGTGTCGAGGGCATTCTCCAGTCGTCGTGAAAGCTCCGACACGGATTGATTCATTAAAATCCAGGTGTGAGTGTTCCAGGGAAGTTGTTGAGAACCTGGTTGGCCTGGCCACTTCCTTCGGTCATATGATGACGCCCAGAAAACCTGTTGTGTAGAAGTTTTGAATGGTTTCAGGATCAGCAAGGGTTCGTTGTGAAGCAACAGAAGCCACGGGGCACTCACCTGGACGATTGAGGGGTGGGGGGGCGAGCACGAGAAAAAGGTGGCGAAggcaaaaatgaaatttgaatgTTAAAGTAGGCGAAAAAGTCCAAAACCCAAAAAGTTACATTCGCACGCACGCAATTGCCCGTCCCAGTGCTTCAGCAAATGCACCACCTTGCTTCTAAGATGGGATATATCTTTTATGGCAAATCCAATGGCTACAACATATAATAAACACGCTTCGAAGAAAACGCACTTCTTACTCTTCTGCCATTTGCAATTGACTGACTGTCAAATCGACGTGCCCCATACaatataaattacttttaaattacCCATAGGTGTTGCAACGCTTTCGCATAAAACCGACGATAGTTTGACATATTTGTTGTTCAGAGATTGAGTAGAATTGACGGAAGAGGGCGCCACTCGAACTTAAGAGGTTAACTCAAGAcggaaaattcaaggaaaatggaaaattaaaataagcgCATCTTCTTTCTAAAGAAACCTTATTTTTTCGcgtatttaaaaatatttaaaaactatattttttcGCCAGGAAAggtatttaaaacaaaaagccagGTAAAAGAGTTTCCgaaaatagaaaagattttagggaacttagaaaaaaaaaattgtacaaattcctatttaattttggaataaaaaaaatacgatttattatattttttaacttttttttataattgggGGTTGGGGAAGTATGTAGCTgggaattaaaagaaaatttaatacttaGGTACCAtggttggaaaaattaattaataaaatttcaattgatcaAAAACTGCTACGATTGCTACGATTTAAAGGTGCTTCAAAGAATGATCTTTCTTTGAACAATACGTACCTAAAAGTATTATACATCGATCCAGCCGcttagaaaaatttctcttacaACCACTacgatagaaaataaaatcactgaTATATATAATAGagaaaaacaatcaaattcGTCaatgatttgatttattattactatttttttttcatttttataaatgttatgtttttttttatccttattCTTATCATCGTATTGGTAATACAATATATTGCGAATGCAATGCCAAAAAATGAGTATGTTATGTTGTGTGTGCAagcatttttagttttttttttattcatcaatgTGATAACTCGGTTACTATTATGCTGGGGATGggacatctttttttttaataaacattgACTCCACTGTTTCAGTAtgtataataattaaaatctagATATAATCTAGCTAGAGGGTTGAAAATTGATTGTATTTACAAAGCTCtctcaaatattattttctgtccttaatatatttttcaagtcCTTTCAAAGGAAACTTATATATCCAAAAAAAACGTTCTTTATCAGATCTacgtaaagaattttattttatttttttgtaagtaatattttctttttaaatttatatactcaagagaagatttttttttgtaaattcaatgtattcaattaaacatttttcgtattaagatttttttgaaaacttacacttataaatatatatttatacttttatatataatcTTGTTATTTGAtatgaaattcttcattagttttttttttttcattctactttttttatttattcctaAATCCTTTGCTCCTCCATAGAATTTGAGACCCAAACATATTTTCTCTattactttaattaattatatgtatgtatatattaaataaattgcattacCCACTTATGACTATGACTTGAATTTTGGTACATACCAAAACTAACCGTATGCGGACCTTTAACACAGGGATAtcaaattacaaatattttctgaaaaaatttaattaggttTATGTAAAAGATTGAGgggcaaataaattttacattttattcttcaaatcTCTGTGCTGTAagtctgcaattttttttttagaatcatTCATTaacattgaaatgaaatgatCGTAAGAATACCCACTATATACTACATATTTGgcactttaaaaataaaacaagatataataataatttaaaaaaaggaaattaatttattaaaaaaaaaaaaatgacctttctttaaaaaaaaaagttaggctCCGTATTGCtatgtacacacacacacagagattATAATTGTGCAGAGAGAACGAGAGGTCCagcagagaaagaaaatatcacaTTTAGACATAGTTTGGGgggagagctttcatttgtggaggaggaggagggaGTCGAGAGATATGTTGCTCGTGAGCTTTTTCGCGGGAATTTAGTGCATTTCCGGTATGGTATCCAATGGCTCATTCGTGACCGTTAAGTCCTCAGCCATACTTGGTGTATCCTCATCAACCGGAGAATTGGGCTCGTCATCATCCTCAGCCTCATTAACTTCTTCATGATCCTGCGTGTCCTCCGGTGGTCTCTGTGGCGGTTCAGTTTTCAGGTAATTTACGTGAAAAGGATCGCATTTGCCGCCATTTATTAATGTTCGTTTTGTGTACATACTGCcactgaaaaaataaataattaatatagtacaaaaaatagttttttttaccctcaaaaagtttgTGCTTCTGTCTTATATGCTCACACGCAAAACTTTTAGACGGTATAGTGTAAATAAGCGAGCAATATATCTACCTATGTAGCTGTGACGATATAGATGGGGGACTGACAGATTGGCAACGTGATTGTTTGCCTAAGAAACTGGAACTCGAGGCATCATCGAGGAAACCAGGGGCGCACGACCacagattctttaaaaaaaattaattaaataaaatagaattaagaattaacgtaaaagaaaatttaatgcttgattttttttacctgtaAGTTGGCTCCTATTGAATCAGCGGTATACATTGATGGGCTATGAACTGTTGCCGTAGACTGAAGAGTGCTGAAatcaaagatttatttttgcttcttttcagttttttttaattacaaataataaaatttatatttcttatcACGATGCAACAGGACACacttaaatgaattatttatgtatatattactTATGCTATGTACAATATGTatagtatatgtatatatcgtATGTACAAAAAGCCATGCATCAGATGCAAAATGCAGAGTTAAAAGCAATTAGATAGattgtacattatgtacagATAGTGATTTGtttcgatttaaaaaaaaaataaggattaAAGATAAAGGATGgtacctaataaaaaaaaataatcagatCCTTTGATGTCTTATAtgttgtgcaatttttttatattatcaattttaataattaaaatcaataaaaaaaatcatgcttAAGCAATTTGTCGAGTTGAGGAGACGCTTCTGCGTCttcaaacagaaaaaaaacacttaaaacaattaaattggaATTATATTGCATAAGGCATGAGGGAGTATGGGGGATGGTGGGCGGCAGGGTATACCGcaaggaataaaatattttgaggatTGTAGGTACACCGAATCCCTAATTATGGTTAACACTAAacgcaattttaattaaatacgaTCGcgcgatgtttttttttgctatccCGGAAATTCTTTCGGCTgaataagaaattcattaacaATACTTAGGGGTATTTATCTGGCAAAGACTAATGATTAATTATCTATATATTTATAAGGTCTCTGTACCAGAacgattattatttttccaaaactgagaatgaaaaaaaataagaaaataatttttttttcacgttaaAAGCACATAGAAAAGCTgctaaaatctttaaaatatcgatttgaatttacaaagcaaataaaactttttgagtttatgcatctttttttatttaatcaaaagttattaaccTTTAGAATCATGACCTAACTTTCTGTCTATCCTGTACAAAACatcgttaaaaattaacaaagttttttttgaaacaataaaaatatcaaattgaataaattgtcCGCCAGATAAATTCCCCCGTTTTGGTCAATAGTGTGTGTGATTTGGTTGGGGGGTTTGTATTTTGCTTACTGTGGCGTCAAATTGCTAGGAAAGAAGTTTGATGAAGTGGTGACCGTCGAAGTTGCCGGATTGGATGAATCGGTGGCTGGTGCACTTGGGGTGTTAGCTCCGGCTCCACCGGGGGTGCCACCTTGGCTTTGTGCCCCAGGTGGACTCTGGGGTGATGGCGATGGATCATATTTTCGCGGGCGTCCGCGCGACAAATGACGCCTCTTGACAAACTCATTGTCGTCCACCATCCAAAAACTGCCGAAATCATCTTCATACCTCACGAAACATTTGTGCAGCGATAAATTCGTTCGTATTGCATTCTATAAATTGGCAAGATTTGTAACATCTTTTGAGAGTTTTCtcttgcaaaaattatttccgttttcgcgaatttttttttgaattaaaaaaatgaggaaattattCGGGATTAATTGAATACTTGTGctgaattgagaaaaatttctcatcagCTGAAGCATTCAAGGATCCTCCTTTAacaaaaatctctaaaagttttttttcttgatatatAGGTATAGTATTCAGTAAATATTCTGTTTCCATACAACAAAGAGTCTCTGATTCTTAAATACTATATACAATGTATAATAAATGGTCAATGTTACAAATcactatacaaaaaaaaataataggtaataaaaaattaggtAGGTGTTAcctatttttgaaaaaaaaggggagtaataaagaaattttaataataaatgtaaagaagaaagaaaatacgcaagatctttttttttgggaaggaACCTAcaatttatatatgtacagaAACACCCACACGCACAAAAAATGACACACCCACGTCGCAAAAACCAAACAATAtactttttaatattctttgaaaaaataagatttttttaaagaaaaaaaaagagggagcTTTGatatgttttgttttttgcaCCTCACACGTTAAATATGTACAGTTTTGAGGTGAATTATGCGTTATGATGTAGGTAGgtaatatttacaaaatattcttatctttttaagaataatataATGTAATATAAGTAATAAAATGTAGAAGAGTAGAGAAGAAAGCTtttgtattataaaaaaaaaatgtaggtacaATATTTACAGGAGAATTCTGGAAGAAAAGGTATTATTTATTAGTCAGAGAATATAACAAAGATATCCTCATCTtactcttattttttgtacaacATGTGTGTGTTATAATCCTTCGAAAGGTAGAGGTGGTATTTACAAAAAGTGATGTAAGAAAATGTAAGAATGAGAAAGAGAATATtataatgtataaaaaaaacttattaattgatcaattgaAGCTTTGTCCTTGAGCTCACAATACCCCAACTTCCTcttcaaaaaatcaaagattttttttaagtttctttaaagATTCTGAATTTATCACTAAACCAGACCAAAAAAAATAGTGAGAAGAATGAAAGTCGTCATGTTGCCCAAGAATGCAAAGCTTGATTCATCAACAAGGTTGctatttacaattttacaagaattttagattttgcgaaaattatgtaaatagaTTTTTAGATGGCAAACAAGTCGCaatataaaatgtatgtacatagagAATTTACCCGCTCTGAAGAAtacgggatttttttaaggtcatTATATACATTGAGGAACGGATATACCTCTTGAAGTGATATGAATTTGAGGCATAATTTAGgtaattatatatgtatgtatatgattTAAGGCGTACAGGtattagagagagagagagtgagagtgagagataaagagaaaaatagaaTGTATTTTGAAAGATAACGAATACTTAATAGATATATAATAAAGTATATATAACAAGGAGGGataatgtgtttttttttggtggtcAAATGCTCAAAAAAGCTCGTGTGAGAGACGTACCCAATAAGGGGTGGCTGTGTTGATGGAGCTAGAGGTTGATGGGTGACGGCTGGAGTGCAGGTTGATGCTGATGGTTGCGATGTGGGTGACATTGTGCCACCCGCACTTGCGGCGGCAATTGATGAAACAGCTGTTGAACACCTCTGTGGGCGTCTCTTGTAAAACTCAACCTCATCCACTGTCCATACGGCTCCCTTAACATTTTCTACCCGCATAAAACACTTGTGCAGCGACAAGTTATGGCGCACGGCGTTCTACAATTGGATTCAAGGAGAGACAAAAAACAGACACGACAACAAAacaaccaaaaaaataaaaaataaataaataaaaattaaaatacatttttgttgtatatctttcaaaaaattaaacaaaattttttttttctaaataaacgTACAGccttcaaataattttttttaaaacgagCGCGTGGTTTTTTTAATGCCATTTTGGAGGGGGaggcatttctttctttaaaaaaatatacagaGGGAATTTACTGaatacttgttttttttctcttcgtcTTTTAAGTTAAAAAGGTTGTGTAATGGGTGAAATGTGTAAAGGCAAAGAGTGGGGAGGGAACATTTTGGGGGATAACAAAATATAATGTCGAGATTTCAACACATTGCAATATACCTTCCATGTAGCAGCATTCCTTCGGAAGTAGCAGAAGGTATTCTGGAACCAATTGTAGATTTCATTGAGGGTTAGCTGCTTATCCGGAGACTCTATAATAGActgtgttgaaaatttaaaaaaaaaaaaacaaaattacaaatgttttattttaaagactaTTTAACGTTAAGTAGAAAGCGGAATggatcaaaattaaaaaaaaaaaacatttgataggattttttgaaaaaaaagcgtaGTAGGCGTAggcaaaaaagagaatttgtttgaagagaaaaaagtgaTGCGGGTGACACACAactaatttcataaaaaaactaatattttgtgagtaaattaagaaaagattcggagaaaatttaagacaAAGATTTAATCGTTAAAAACCTTGTGAAGAAATAAACAAACGGAGAGTGATTACACAGTGATTAAAGAAGAAGCTTATGGTAAGAAATGCtaacataagaaaaattatatggaAGAATAATCAAGGATTGCTTTGATGCACAAATAAATGAGaggaaattaaaggaaaaaaaacctcaagtAAGGCTAAGAATGGGATTTAAAAGaacgaatttttaaagaatgtgTGATAAATCCCCATAATAATGATGTGAAATACATTGTTTGAATCAATTactgaaaatacatttttgcatatttattaCATACCTGTCGTATAAGGGATGCATAAGTAAATGGCGGCCTCACATCGGCATTCTTGTAGAATTCTCGATTTCGTTGTATCTctatcatgaaaaaaaaaaccaaattaaaaaaaaaatactaaacaaATTCATATCcttaaaactattaaaacaATCTATTAGAAAATGTTGATTTAAATGTAATCAAAACATAGATAAAAGATAAAACACCTTGCTGTACATCCAATCCTGCACGTTCCAACATATAGGGAAgtccttaattttttgtatgtttgtgtgtgcattaattaattgattaggTAAAGttagagaaatattaaaatatagcTTTATTGTAACATAATATGTACCTCCCGCTAATGATAACGTTGATTTGTCCGTTATCCGCCTTCGTATAGGTCCTATAGTACTCGTTGATGTATGGTGGGTATTTGGTGAACGAATTGGCATGGCAGAAATGGCATTTGGGATTGTGGGTGAACAATGACCGAATGATTTGGTCGGTTGCTCAGATATCGTTCCCAATTGCTTCGATATGTGCAAGTGGTGCATCATTGCCTGCAGTCTGTCTCTCTCCTTTTGCAAGTGAATCTCAAGTTGTGATACCACTTGCATTTGAACACGAACCTGAGCTGTTGATCGATCATCGAGACAGTGTTCTGAATTGAGATGCCTGAAAGttgttgaaattatttcaggtgcaaaattaactttttgttCTTGCGTTTAATGCCTCTTCCTCCACTACCTGGGTTTGACTTACTTAGTAAAGGTCAGCAGATCGTCGAAGATTACCTCACAGCCTGGCCATTTGCACATCCCATGCCCAAATAGCGGATGACCAGAGTTCTTTTCTTCCGTCAGATCTCGTGTTCTGTCATCTAGAAAGTTACCCATACCCGATGATCCAATCAGAGCATTTGTTATTTCATCGCGTCGATTAATGTAGattgaattcaaaatattGGCAAATTTATCACCAGACGCTGCCTCTTGGGCACCTTGTGGTTCTTCTGTATTTTCAGGCACACTTGATTGATTAATTTCAGGTGTTTCCTCATCAGCTCCATTGAACATTTTTGCATACAAACTACGTGAGTTTGATTCTAATGGTGGGTCTTTCCATGGACTCGTAGAATCTCTCACGATAcctaaaatgaattattgataGATCTGATGCTAagctaatttcttttttgttttttttttcttaggaactgcaatttgaaataattctttatagTTTAGCCATGAAGCAGACCATGAGTTTAGCAAATGAGCATTTCTCTATAGATTTTacaaacaataaattgattacTTTGTTAATAATCTGGAACAAACCTTGTTGTGGAAGCAAAAACGGTTGTAAGCTCATTCCTTGATGGACCAAATATTGTCTCTGGATAATTTGCAGTTGTTGAATAAGTTCCTGTTGCTGTAGGATTAATTGCTGCTGAATTGTTGTTGTAGTTGTAGTTGTTGATGTCTCTGACGATGTTGTATATACCCCAGATGCTTTACCTTTCCGCCCAGTCTTATCCATAAAATGTGTCTGTTGAAGCAGATTCATTTGCAGTTGCTCCTGTAGTTGCTGCATATTTGCCTCCAATTGCTTCCGCTGTAGATCAAATTGTGTCGGCCTCGGTTGATGCTGCAGATAAAAGTTGTGATGCTTCATGAGCTGCTGAAGTTGCGTAGGTGTAAATACATGTTGCTGAAGAAGTTGTTGCATTTGAaattgctgctgttgctgctgctgctgaagTCTCGTTTGGGCAAATAAGTGCTGTGGATTGAGGCGTGGTGATTTCCGTGCTGCTGTATCCGTTCGTTGAGCTGTTGATTCTTCATCAGCCGCAGCAACTGGGGATTCATGGGCATCAGATGATCGTGTGGGAtccatataaaatttattctcttctgCTGTAGTTTCTGGATGACTCGAATCTTCCCCGTTTGCTATAcaataatgtttatttttttaagtaatatTACATAGATAAGCATGTTTAGTTTACATTgttttgagagagagagagagggattACTTGTATTGAAAATGTATAGGATGAATATACGGAAATCATTCtattttttgatctttttcttGCTAAAGTTTCGGGTTCCAAATTATCAGAATTTCAAGAAGtactcattttcgaaaaaaatgcAAGTTGACCTCACCTGTTCCCTCTTTGGGTTCGTCAGGTGACTTTGCGTCAATTGATCTAGATGTATTGAGGGTAGTAGCACCAATGTGATCAATACAGTCGTCATTTGGGGTCGTTGATGGAGTCTGGGGCACGTGGAGATAGCCCGCGGGAGCGTTAATGTTGAGTTCAAAGTCTATGGTTCTACTGTCAACAACCTCCAATCTGTGCCAGGATTCATCTATCTCCATTTGACGCTCCTTGAGAACTCGCTCAATGGCGgcattctttaaagaaaaaaaaaagacaaacataaaataaaagatgcGTATTGCATAGAAGAAGATAAACAAGTGTTTTGGACAGCGGTCATAAGTTATGTGTTATATGTACGTACGTACATATCTGCAAGACTGTACcacattataaatttaatgttactcccatttgcaatatttaaagaaaataatgtacatataaatTGATACTTGTCCCATAAACATTCCccatgaaagataaaaaaaaatgcgaagaaTATATTGAGGGAGGGATGAAAAAACTCGATTATTGGGCAAGTCAAATGCCTTTTTATTCATCCTAACGACTATCGTTTGAACACGTCCCTGCcgtttactttaaaataaaatacgtCTCATGTGTAGGATGTaaatcacttctttttttttggatggtATTTTAAGCGCAAAAGCTATATGCTGTACCGTCGGCAAATTCAAGCTCCCGAACTTTCTTTACACCTGCACAGATACTTATTTAATCGAGAAGAGAGAAGTGAATGCTTTTTAACACATTCCTTTACTTAGGGGAATCATCCCCCTTTATTGAGGTAATTAAACATCCACTAAAATCACAAATAGAGGGTCAATTTCTAGCCATAGAATTTACCAAACAATCACATCAAAATGCATTCGGAATTCGTCCAGTATTTCCAAATTGAATAATTGTTATTTACGTAAAaggtataaattaattttccattacaCTGAAGTTCTTTGAAAACTTGCTTAAATGCTTCAAAAGAAAGAGTAAGTTTTATTATTAGACATCAAcgtgttaaccctttcgcgtacacgtgaaaaatttaaacatgagctttttttaacacgatatttattgtctagatgctttcagaggacttttctcagtaagaacgtcttctttggccacTTTTGTGTAAATTTGATGCAAttgtaacttggaaaaacaatttttattcataaataattggaaaaataaaatgtttcacgattgggtcagcgtatgacccaaaaaacgcaaaagagttaatttatttcttttccaaaaattgCTCACTGAATCTTTTAAATCTTGTCACAAACTAACTTTCatcaactttaaaaaaaaattaatagcaaCTAAGGAATCTCTTAATTGCACACAAAGGcactaaaatgaattttatttttaaaaaaaagtattgatTGAAGTTtacctttttatttaaaataaaaatattcagcacTGTCcactatttttgtttttaaattgtatttgttgtatttttttattttaaaaagaaatcaaatattcCTTCAAAGTAAGCATACCTGTATGGTTGTTGGTGCCGAAGCAATggccatttaaaaattataacttcttaaaaacatttttttacaacactttgaattttttatttacacgATTGGAATA is part of the Lutzomyia longipalpis isolate SR_M1_2022 chromosome 3, ASM2433408v1 genome and harbors:
- the LOC129793937 gene encoding forkhead box protein P1 isoform X3, with product MLEPRWRQMQSHIGENLCTATQDSWIRNSHTRHFSKGVHSYLTHSRRLKALDVVKATTKFVENIDPNYNHSSLIKDETMNEEVNDDGAINLSTSSKRPSTDVQPKSTDIKSDTKDTKRLNFPSQLPQENAAIERVLKERQMEIDESWHRLEVVDSRTIDFELNINAPAGYLHVPQTPSTTPNDDCIDHIGATTLNTSRSIDAKSPDEPKEGTANGEDSSHPETTAEENKFYMDPTRSSDAHESPVAAADEESTAQRTDTAARKSPRLNPQHLFAQTRLQQQQQQQQFQMQQLLQQHVFTPTQLQQLMKHHNFYLQHQPRPTQFDLQRKQLEANMQQLQEQLQMNLLQQTHFMDKTGRKGKASGVYTTSSETSTTTTTTTIQQQLILQQQELIQQLQIIQRQYLVHQGMSLQPFLLPQQGIVRDSTSPWKDPPLESNSRSLYAKMFNGADEETPEINQSSVPENTEEPQGAQEAASGDKFANILNSIYINRRDEITNALIGSSGMGNFLDDRTRDLTEEKNSGHPLFGHGMCKWPGCEVIFDDLLTFTKHLNSEHCLDDRSTAQVRVQMQVVSQLEIHLQKERDRLQAMMHHLHISKQLGTISEQPTKSFGHCSPTIPNAISAMPIRSPNTHHTSTSTIGPIRRRITDKSTLSLAGGLPYMLERAGLDVQQEIQRNREFYKNADVRPPFTYASLIRQSIIESPDKQLTLNEIYNWFQNTFCYFRRNAATWKNAVRHNLSLHKCFMRVENVKGAVWTVDEVEFYKRRPQRCSTAVSSIAAASAGGTMSPTSQPSASTCTPAVTHQPLAPSTQPPLIGTLQSTATVHSPSMYTADSIGANLQNLWSCAPGFLDDASSSSFLGKQSRCQSVSPPSISSQLHSGSMYTKRTLINGGKCDPFHVNYLKTEPPQRPPEDTQDHEEVNEAEDDDEPNSPVDEDTPSMAEDLTVTNEPLDTIPEMH
- the LOC129793937 gene encoding forkhead box protein P2 isoform X2 — encoded protein: MLEPRWRQMQSHIGENLCTATQDSWIRNSHTRHFSKGVHSYLTHSRRLKALDVVKATTKFVENIDPNYNHSSLIKDETMNEEVNDDGAINLSTSSKRPSTDVQPKSTDIKSDTKDTKRLNFPSQLPQENAAIERVLKERQMEIDESWHRLEVVDSRTIDFELNINAPAGYLHVPQTPSTTPNDDCIDHIGATTLNTSRSIDAKSPDEPKEGTANGEDSSHPETTAEENKFYMDPTRSSDAHESPVAAADEESTAQRTDTAARKSPRLNPQHLFAQTRLQQQQQQQQFQMQQLLQQHVFTPTQLQQLMKHHNFYLQHQPRPTQFDLQRKQLEANMQQLQEQLQMNLLQQTHFMDKTGRKGKASGVYTTSSETSTTTTTTTIQQQLILQQQELIQQLQIIQRQYLVHQGMSLQPFLLPQQGIVRDSTSPWKDPPLESNSRSLYAKMFNGADEETPEINQSSVPENTEEPQGAQEAASGDKFANILNSIYINRRDEITNALIGSSGMGNFLDDRTRDLTEEKNSGHPLFGHGMCKWPGCEVIFDDLLTFTKHLNSEHCLDDRSTAQVRVQMQVVSQLEIHLQKERDRLQAMMHHLHISKQLGTISEQPTKSFGHCSPTIPNAISAMPIRSPNTHHTSTSTIGPIRRRITDKSTLSLAGEIQRNREFYKNADVRPPFTYASLIRQSIIESPDKQLTLNEIYNWFQNTFCYFRRNAATWKNAIRTNLSLHKCFVRYEDDFGSFWMVDDNEFVKRRHLSRGRPRKYDPSPSPQSPPGAQSQGGTPGGAGANTPSAPATDSSNPATSTVTTSSNFFPSNLTPHTLQSTATVHSPSMYTADSIGANLQNLWSCAPGFLDDASSSSFLGKQSRCQSVSPPSISSQLHSGSMYTKRTLINGGKCDPFHVNYLKTEPPQRPPEDTQDHEEVNEAEDDDEPNSPVDEDTPSMAEDLTVTNEPLDTIPEMH
- the LOC129793937 gene encoding forkhead box protein P1 isoform X4, with product MLEPRWRQMQSHIGENLCTATQDSWIRNSHTRHFSKGVHSYLTHSRRLKALDVVKATTKFVENIDPNYNHSSLIKDETMNEEVNDDGAINLSTSSKRPSTDVQPKSTDIKSDTKDTKRLNFPSQLPQENAAIERVLKERQMEIDESWHRLEVVDSRTIDFELNINAPAGYLHVPQTPSTTPNDDCIDHIGATTLNTSRSIDAKSPDEPKEGTANGEDSSHPETTAEENKFYMDPTRSSDAHESPVAAADEESTAQRTDTAARKSPRLNPQHLFAQTRLQQQQQQQQFQMQQLLQQHVFTPTQLQQLMKHHNFYLQHQPRPTQFDLQRKQLEANMQQLQEQLQMNLLQQTHFMDKTGRKGKASGVYTTSSETSTTTTTTTIQQQLILQQQELIQQLQIIQRQYLVHQGMSLQPFLLPQQGIVRDSTSPWKDPPLESNSRSLYAKMFNGADEETPEINQSSVPENTEEPQGAQEAASGDKFANILNSIYINRRDEITNALIGSSGMGNFLDDRTRDLTEEKNSGHPLFGHGMCKWPGCEVIFDDLLTFTKHLNSEHCLDDRSTAQVRVQMQVVSQLEIHLQKERDRLQAMMHHLHISKQLGTISEQPTKSFGHCSPTIPNAISAMPIRSPNTHHTSTSTIGPIRRRITDKSTLSLAGEIQRNREFYKNADVRPPFTYASLIRQSIIESPDKQLTLNEIYNWFQNTFCYFRRNAATWKNAVRHNLSLHKCFMRVENVKGAVWTVDEVEFYKRRPQRCSTAVSSIAAASAGGTMSPTSQPSASTCTPAVTHQPLAPSTQPPLIGTLQSTATVHSPSMYTADSIGANLQNLWSCAPGFLDDASSSSFLGKQSRCQSVSPPSISSQLHSGSMYTKRTLINGGKCDPFHVNYLKTEPPQRPPEDTQDHEEVNEAEDDDEPNSPVDEDTPSMAEDLTVTNEPLDTIPEMH